TTCAAAGACATGATGTATGGGGATTAGAAAGAACTCAAGACACTCCTGCTTGATACAGAACAAAAAAAGCTTAACAGGACCAACAGGGCTTAAGCCCAGACTTGACGTAACAGAAATGTGCCAATAGGtaataggtaatttttctttctctgacttgttttgttttcttgaaataACACTGTTGTGTGGCTAGAAAGGAAAAGATTTAGTGTGGCTTGTATTCATGGGATACAGGACAGGGATGGGGCTATCGTCTTTTCTTGAATAGGGCTAAAGAAGTATTTTAACAAAAATCTATTATGTACCTAATATTGTGCCTAATAATATTTAGCACCACAACTCAAAAAACATTTAGCACTTGAAAAAAGGAGACTCACCTCTGGCTCTTTGCCACTGTCAGAATCTGAATCTCACTGGCCCTGTGGAGTAGGGATCCTATCTGGAGAAGTGGGAGCATGGGCTGCAGTCAGGACTGCTGCAGACTGAGCCATGTGATGGTACGTAATGAGTTCCCCTGAGGGAATGAAACACCCTCACCCCTTCAAAGTCACCCCTTTGGAAttcaacacagacacacatatccCTTCAAAAACTTTTATTTGTATCAACAGTTCCTAGCTCTTGACTTAGCTTAGAGCTTTTAAAAGAGCAGACACCTTATATATTTGAGATTGAAAAAGTTTCTGCTATTAATCAgaaataatcatttatattttctggCTTACCCCTTGgaataagccaaaaataaaaccaaagttaCATTTCCTGACAGATGGATAAGAAAACAATAGAAGGAACATCCTGAATTCTAGAGTTGACTCTTGCTGGTGAAGTACACCTTCAGCTTAGTCCATTCTCCTAAGTAAAGCCTGAAGGAAAACTCTTAACACCTAATTCTTTGTGGAAAAATGATCAACTAGCCATTTCACAGGCTATAGAACAAAAGTACAATTGGGCATCTTTCCTTATGTCCTGGCATCAGGGGTGCTTACATTTAACATTGATCAGGTAAAGAGGAGAGGCTGTGCCTAAGGTCTGAGAAAAGGCTTGCTCTAAGCAAGCTGTGGTGAGGCACAGGATGACTAGGGAATGGCAGAGAACAGGCTGGCCTACTGTCAGTTCAAGCAACCAGCTGAGCAGCAGCAGTCTAAAAAGCCCCAAACAGAACACCTCCATGGATTCAGGGAAGGGCTGAGGCACTGCCTTTCTAGTATGTGCCAAAAAAAACATAACTCTGAATTGGGGCCCAGGGGACTTTGAGTTTGTATGGGGAGGGAAAAGGAGTGAGCagttctcctcccctccccacagcctTAGGCCAACACAAACTGCAAATTGGTAAGCAGCACCTTAATACCTCTTGTGACAGTTACGGCTGAAGTGGCAGGGTCAAGCTTGTAGGTGTTGGCATCCCCCTTTTTATATCGGTCCCGGAAGACATAGATGCTCCCGTTACAGCTGGCAATCTTCCAGAGGGATGGGGCAGAGCTCCAGGCCTCAGGAAGGCAAAGCCGGGTGAAGCTGTCTAGCAAGGGATTGTAGCACACCAGGGAGTCCCCTTCAGCCACGATGAACACCAGATCTTTATGCACAGCTGCGTGCATGCGGCCTGCAAAGGGCAGCACATAGGGCTTCACATGGCatttgtctgtctctgtgtcaaaGCACTGGATGAGTCGGGAAGGTTTGGTAAAGAAGTCCAGATCATTCTCCTCCCCCCCTAGTAAGTAGATGATCCCGTTGAGGTTGGCACCAGCAGCCCCTGACACAGCCACCTCTAGCTGGGTTGTCTCTGTCCACACATTATCACCTACGCGATAATAAATGACTGCGTTGGAGAGGGTATCTTGCAGTGTCTTGCCACCCAGTGAATATATGGCATCTTTCCCGGGCACAGACACCAGGGTGTGCTGGAGCCGGTCCCGAGGCAAAGGAGCACACCACTCCCAGTCAACGGTGGCATTGTTGCACTTCCACATGCGCCGTGGGATGGACCCTCCCACCACATACAAGTCTCCACCATGCTTGCAGGCCGCAGTGATCTGGTGGCACAAACTGTTTTGGCCACTTACACTGATGGAGTCATCTTCTGCACAGTGCAAGGACACAGCCAACGAGTGGGTACGAGATGACTCTTTCCCAATCAGGTAAATGTGCACATTCTCCCCAATTTCCTattggcaaaattaaaattatatgacaGCTGTTAAATTCTAGGCTAAGGCTCAGCTAAGACACATATCCTTAAGATCCTGGCCCTCACACTTGTTCCTAGCTTTATCATACTACTCTCTAATTACTGTATGGCATCCAACTCTCCTCTAGTCACTTTCTTTGAGGCAATTTATGCCCGGCGGAGAATCTGTTGTATTCATCCTTGTAGCTTTTAAAAAACTCTCATAAGCTACTGCTTCAGACAAAGGGTGATTAAGATTGTTAACTTGATGACAGTAGTTCTCAAGGAACTTTGAAAGCTCATAGATTGGTGGTACTGGGGTTACAAAGACATCCTTCTCCCCAGCTCATATCAACTTCAAGCCAGAGATaacttattcaaaaataaataaataaatacaaaaaattaaaaaaacaaagatggccgggcacagtggctcacacctgtcatctcagcactttgggaggccgaggtgggcagatcacctaagctcaagagttcgagaccagcctgaccaatatggtgaaaccctgtccctactaaaaatacaaaaattagccgggcgtggtggtatgcacctgtagtcccagctactcgggaggctgagacagaagaattgcttgaatttgagaggcggaggttgcagtgagctgagatcatgccattgcactccagcctgggagatggagtaagactctgtctcaaaaacaaacaaacaaaacaaaacaaaaaacagagacgACCATTCATAATCTGGCCATCAAAAAGAGGCCAGGTTaggccaggcgcattggctcacgcctgtaatcccaagactctgggaggccaaggtgggtggatcacctgaggtcaggagttcgagaccagtttggccaacatggtgaaacccatctctactaaaaatacaacaattatctgggcgtggtggtgggcgcctgaaatcccagctactcgggaggctgaggcagaaaaatcacttgaacccaggaggtagaggttgcagtgagccgagatcgcaccatcgcactctagcctaggcaacaagagcgaaactccatctctctctctcacacacagacacacaaagaggccaggttaggccaggcacagtggctcacacctgtaatcccagcattttgggaggcagaggcaggcagactatctgagatcaggagttccagaccagcctggccaacatggtgaaactccatctctactaaaaatataaaaattaggcgtggtggcagcacctgtaatcccacctacttgggaggctaaggcaggaaaatagcctgaaactgggaagtggaggttgcagcgagctgagattgcaccactgcattccagcctgggtgacaaagtgagaatccgtcttaaaaaaaaaaaaaaaggccgggcgcaggggctcatgcctgtaatcccagcattttgggaggcggaggcgggcggatcacgaggtcaggagatcgagagcatcctggctaacacgatgaaaccctgtctctactaaaaatacaaaaattagccgggcgtggtggtgggcacctgtagtcccagctactagggaggctgaggcaggaggatggcgtgaacccgggaggcagagcttgcagtgagccgagattgcgccactgcactccagcctggatgacagagcaagactccatctcaaaaaaaaaaaaaaagaggccaaatTGACTGATGGCAAGAATGCATGGAGAGTATGCAGTCTCAACAATTAAGAGATTTGCCTTACCTTCAAGCTTGTCCTGAGTGACTCTGCAAAagcctctctttcctctttattAAAGTTGATCCAGGCTTCTATTGCCTCTGTTGGGTTCTGAGAACACGGAACTCCATCTGTGAGAGCCAGAGGAAAGGCATGGTCAATGACAATCCGAAAGAGAAATTCAGAGTAAGGGACTTTAAAGATGTGAACCACTTTATTAGACTACTGCTgggcatgtgtatatgtgtacatgcatacatacacatatacatgaaattaacctaaaattgcttttttttttttttttttttttgaggcagggtctcaccctgttgctcaggcagaagtgcaatggcgcaatcaccATCaccatagcctcaacctcctgggctcaagcaatcctgtttcagcctcccaagtagctgggactacaggtgtgcaccaccacgcctggctaattttcttattttctgtatagacaaggtctcactgttgtccaggctggtctcaaactcctgccatcaagggatcctccctccttggcctcccaaagtgctgggattacaggcatgagccaccatgcctggcgggtcttgcttttttttttttttttttttttgagatggagtcttgcactgttgcccaggctggagtgcagtggcgtgatctcggctcactgcaagctccacctcccgggttcacgccattctcctgcctcagcctcccgagtagctgggtctacaggcgcctgccaccatgcccggctaattttttgtactttcaccatgttagccaggatggcctcgatctgacctcgtgatccgcccgcctcggcctcccaaagtgctgggattacaggcgtgagccactgcgcctggcccgtgCCTTGCTCTTTTTTAAAGATAGTCTCATGTGTTACATGAGCCCTCAAAAAGTTGGGTAAAGACTCATAACCGTTCCTCTCCATGGAAATCTTTAGTAAAAGGTAAAAGATTTACACAatctgaagagaaaccagagtatgtgccttgctttttttaaatcaaaatggatgACTCGATAAGCTCCCATCTGCCATGGAAGCAACCTACTAAGCTACAGAGctcacaccattttttttttttttttgagatggaatcttgctctgtcgcccaggctggagtgcagtggcgtgatcttggctcactgcaacctctgcctccgggttcaagtgattctcctgcctcagccttcccaagtagctgagactacaggtgcaagccaccatgcccggctaatttttgtattttttgtggagacgggatttcaccatgttggccagggtggtcttgaactcctgacctcaggtgatccacccacctcggcctcccaaagtgttgggattacaggtgtgagccaccatgcctggccaacctcACACCTTAAGTATGGCTATATCTCACTTGCAAGGTTAGGATTGTTTCCTAACGTTGGCCCATCACTAAAAAAGTTTTTAGTCTTAGATATCTTGCCCCATCACCAATTTACATAGGTAATTAGACCCACTGGGACATACGAAGTACAGGATAAATTAGAGTATAATACAAATCACTCCTCACTACTCTGTGTGGTTAAATGTTGTGCTTTAATTTTCCTGACTTCCTCTAACGCACTGTCTCTCTGACAGCAATTACACTGAATCTCACCTCAATCTTTCTCAGCAGGTTATCTCAGTAAGAATGCAGGAATAATAATGTAAACTAACACCAGGAAGCTTGAGGGTTCTTTTCTCCTAAACTAGAACATTCACTGAACATCATAGCCAAGTAACTGGGTATGGTGTGTCCCCTCCCTAAACTTACCCGAGATGATATCTGTGAGTAAGTGGTGGGGCAAGTGGAGAAATTCCTCTGTATTCTGCAGCTGGGCCAGGTGGGTCTTGGCACAGTGCTTGGCAGCCGTATAGAGCTCAGGATCACTGTGCCGATCTGCCAGCCACATCACCTGAAGGCAGTTTCCCACTTGCACTGTGCGGGCCAAAAACCGAGAGCATTCCTCAAAGAGAGATGTCAGCTGATACATGTCTGACACCTCATAAATTTCCTGCAACTCCTCAGCTCGAAGTTTCACAGTCCCATGGTAGATATAATCAACCAGGAGCTGGAAAACAGACTCGCTGACATCCTGCAGCACAATCACCCGGTTGTGGGCCTCCTTCAGGTTGGAAGTGAACATGGATCGGAAGAAGCAGCTCTGAGCTGAGAGGACCAGCCGATGGAGCTGAAACTCCCGGCCTTCCACCGAAATGGTGACATCAGCAAAGAGCTCCTCCTCTAGACACAGTTTCATGATGCCTTGAGCCACACGGCCTGAATGTGACCGATCTTTGAAAGTGTAGTTCACAAAGTAGTTCTCATCCATGGATGCTCCAGGCTCCTCTGGTGATTCCATGCTAGCCAACGTCTCTCTCTGCCAGCTGTCTGCAAAGCAACACCACCTTGAGTAACCTGAGGAATTCACAGCCATAGTCTGTGAATCCAACTGTCCAACTcagggagggaaaaggaagaagtGAGAGCAAAGTGGGTCCAGATTGGCCTTAGTCCTGGCCCTGTCCATGATGTCCCTGACGCTATCCTTTAACCAAATCTGGGTTCGTTATCCCCAGTGGCGCCCCTCcgctaatgaaataaataaaagttccaaCTCTGGGTGTTTTCCTGAGAAAACACGGAATAATTCCTTTCCATAATGTTAACAAAAGACTTGGGATTTAGGTCAATATATGAAAGCAAAGGGCTGGGAGAGGCCTGTGATCGTAAAAGCCTTACTAACCAAATAACTGGGGCATAAAACTAGTGAAGCTCAGGGGCAGTAGAATCAGACAAAAAGGACCCCGGCCCCGGCCTAGTGGCCAGGTCCTCTCCTTCCCAGCGCATGGAGTTAAGACGCTCCATATGAAGCCTAGCCTGGGATATCCGTGGGTCTTACATTTGCTGTCTTCTGAGCTGCTTCCCCCACACTTCCCCGCTCGCTCGAAAGACTCCCTATGGCTGCGTCCCAGAACTTGAGTCCATCCGCCCCCAGGCCGGGGCACTGGGAGGCCCATCACCCTGTGCAATGTCCCCGCTCCACCTTGAGTCGTCTTGGAAACGGTCGCCAGGGAAACCGTTCTTCCCGCTCAGGCCCGCCCGCCCTCGTCAAAAGCTTGGCTCAGAGAGCGGGGGAGGGGTGTGTAGCGTAGAACCCAGAACgcccgccccctcccctcctctcaccCGCCTGGTTCTTCAGCGTCCTCGCCTTCTCTCTAGGCTCTGCCACACGGAGCTAGGACCACGCTCACCTCACGATTTCCCTACCTGCCTGTCTCGCTTTCTCACCTGCGTTCCCTCCTTTCATCCCGGAACCCGGAACCTCCGCTTCCGGCTCCACGTCCGCCCGGAAGAAGATCTGCTGCACACTTCCGTTTCCGGTCCGTGCCCTTGGGGCTCCGTGTCCTGCTGTCTTTCCGTCCGCTGCCTAGTCTGCATCTGAGTAacatggcggcggcggcggtagCCAGGCTGTGGTGGCGCGGGATCTTGGGGGCCTCGGCGCTGACCAGGGGTGAGCACGGGCAGCCAGCTGAGACCGGGGTCAGGCGCAGCggcgtgcccagtgcagagagcTCCTCAGGGCTCATCCCGCGCGTCTGTGCCTTTTATCTCCCTGTGCAGGGACTGGGCGACCCTCCGTTCTGTTGCTGCCGGTGAGGCGGGAGAGCGCCGGGGCCGACACGCGCCGTGAGTATGTGCGGGCAGCGCTCTTCTCTGAACTATCGGCGGGGCCCCTTAGGTGCCTGTCCTTGCCCTAGGATGCCCTTCCCTTCGTCCTCCTGGCAAATCTTGGAGATCTGACTTGCAGTGGTCTTCACCCTGCATGCAGAATCGAGCCCTCCCTGTGCCCTTAGGCCTGTTATGGCCCTGATTGTTCCTTGTCCATTTCAATCATCCCCTTTTTGTCTGATTAAACTGTCAGCTCTTTGAAAGCAAGCAATATAACCTTTAGGCCTCAGAGCCCTGTAATAATAGTACCTAGCGTTAATTGAGTGCTTAATGTGTGCCTGGCACCTCGCTAAGCGTTTTAGTGAATGATCTTATTTCGTCCTCACAACAGCCTTATGGGGTAGATAGCATCTTACTCTTCTTACTATAGATCAGGAAACAGTCCAAAGAATTAAACTGCCCAGGGTCAAAGACCTAGTGAATGACAAAGTAGGCCTGCCTGCTGCCAGAGGCAGAAACACCTAACCATTATTCTGTAGCTTGTGATGTGTGATTGCTCAGTGGTTTAGGGTTGCATGAATGAGTATGTACATATTATGTTACAGTCAAGATACACGGACTGGGAGTTAGGAGACCTGGCATTTCTcctttcctgggcctcagttttctcattgacacacacacacacacagacacacacacacacacacctgggcctcagttttctcattgacacacatacacacacacactttcaagGAGACAGTCTGTGAGGGGTCTTCAAGCCCTGAAGTTCTTAGCTTGAGAACCTGGTATAAACTTGCGTGCTAAGGAGCTACAGAGAGGCAAAAAGTTCAGTTCCCATCCTCAAACAGCTCTTAGTCTGACAGGAGAACTGAGACTACTGCTTTAGCAGAAATGCAGGCAATGTGAGGGAAGAACCGTGGAGTAATTTTGAGAAGAGGTGAACACCCCAGCTGCTATAGTAAGAGTCTTTCTGAGGACCGTGTAGTTAAGGTGGCACTTTACCCAAGTTTTCATCACTCTATTCCCTAGAAGGGAAACCTTTCACATGCACCTTTCTCAAGGTGCTTCAGGGAGCCTTTCCTGGATTTGACATCCCTTACAAGCCTAAGAGACTGCATGCAGGGCTGGCTTTTGCCTTCTCCATTTCTTTGTTAAATATGCCTTTTCCTTCCAGCCACTGTCAGACCACGGAATGATGTGGCCCACAAGCAGCTCTCAGCTTTTGGAGAGTATGTGGCTGAAATCTTGCCCAAGTATGTCCAACAAGTTCAGGTAATACTTACTACTGTTATTTGGGTCTGGGTCAAGAAAGAACCATGTTCGCAGGGCATGTGGGAGTGGGCAGACTTGTTTCAAAGAAACTACAGATTCCTCCATCCCAAGCTTGGACATTTCTCTCAGCATTAAACCAGGTGACTCCAGCTGAAGTTAGCTGTTCCCTCAGTAGCTCTTtgttccctctcccctccctttcaTGTGTGCAGGTGTCCTGCTTCAATGAGTTAGAGGTCTGTATCCATCCTGATGGCGTCATCCCAGTGCTGACTTTCCTCAGGGATCACACCAATGCGCAGTTCAAATCCCTGGTTGACTTGACAGCAGTGGACGTCCCAACTCGGCAGAACCGTTTTGAGGTCAGTTGGGAGATCTGAGAAGGTTTTGGGGGTAAGGGTATTAATTTCAGTTTGTAACATACAATAGAACACAGCAGTTAAACTGGAACTTCAGAGTCAAGTAGATCTCAAGTTGGATCTTGGTTCTGCCACTAAATGGCTGTGGGACCTCAGATAactcaaatattttgtttaatcttttttttttttagacggaatcttgctctgtcgccaggctggagtgcagtggcatgatcttggctcactgcaacctccgtctcccaggttcaagcgattcccctgcctcagccccctgagtagctgggactacaggtgcatgccaccacgcccggctaattttttgtatttttttagtgaagactgggtttcaccatgttggccaggatggtctcgatttcctgacctcgtgatctgcctgccttggcctcccaaagtgctgggattacaggcatgagccaccatgcccggcccttgtttaatctttctgagctttcattttcttaccgggaaaataaatataaagctgTCCTTATCTTATAGAATGGTTGTAAGGATCCAATGAGATAGTTCAAGTAAATTGCTTGCACACAGTGTTTTCAATACATTtagctattaatattttactgATTATCTACTGTTTGCCAGACTCTGGGATGGAGAGAGAAATAACATGAAGTATTTGTCCTCCAGGAGTCCCCTACACTCTAGTGAAGGAGAAAGACACCTAAACAGCTTACTGTAGTAACATATAATACAAAGGATATTAGAGGGATGCTTTAAGAAAGCAGGAGGGGCACTTGGCCCTGTCTGGGAGGCTTCTTTGAAAAGAGAGAATGTTTGTGCTGAATCTAAAATATGAGTAGGAGACCAGGTAGCCTTGTGAGGTGGACCAGGGAAATATTCCTGACAAAGTGAATAGCATGAGCGAACACAGGCATGCTGACATGCTAAGCTACAGCTGTGGCCTGGGCTTTTGGAAGTAGTTGTAAGCATAGGAGAATCTTGAGGTTTTGAGGTTCAGAGTAGAAGGCAGGGTCACAGGGCAGAACTCTCCCAATGAGGGACTCCCATCTCAGCCCTCCAGATCCTTCTGTTCTCCCTAGATTGTCTACAACCTGTTGTCTCTGCGCTTCAACTCACGGATCCGTGTGAAGACCTACACAGATGAGCTGACGCCCATTGAGTCTGCTGTCTCTGTGTTCAAGGCAGCCAACTGGTATGAAAGGGAGGTGAGTTACTGGATATGGTGGACCTGCCTCTGGGCCACAGTTGCAGAACTGGTTGAGACTATGGGATGCAGTGTAGCCCCTTCCCCCTGTTGTTAGTCTTGATGGATTGGCTGTTTGAGGTGGTCTCTTTCCTAGATCTGGGACATGTTTGGAGTCTTCTTTGCTAACCACCCTGATCTAAGAAGGATCCTGACAGATTATGGCTTCGAGGGACATCCTTTCCGGAAAGACTTTCCTCTATCTGGCTATGTTGAGGTAGGAGCCTTGGAACTGGGACAGCAGCCTCAGGGAGGGACTTGCAGAGAACCCAGGGGATCCCTGGGAAGAAATATGGTCTGTGGATTGTGGTGGTTTAAGAGCATGGGCCCTGGATTCAGATCCTAGCTTCATTTTTGTAACCTGGGGCAAGTTACTTGGTTTGActgtgactcagttttctcatcttaaaatggcaataataatagcACTTTAATAGATTTGTGGCTGGCATTAAATAATGTATGTgtaggctcacgcctgtaatcccagcactttgggaagccaacacaggaggagtgcttgagtccaggagttcgagaacagcctggacaacatggtgaaacctcttctctacaaaaaaatagaaaaattaacggggcatggtggtgcattcctgtggtcccggctgctcaagaggctgaggtaggaggatcgcttgagcctagaaggcggaggttgcagtgagctgagatcacgccactgctctccagcctgggcaacagagtgagaccctgtctctaaataaataaatgatgtatGAAGCCTGCTGTATTGTAAAGGCTCAAttgatgctgtgtgtgtgtgtgtgtcagggtctcactcttgtcacctaggatggagtgcagtggtgcgatcatggctcactgcagtcttgaccgcccaggctcaagtaatcctcccacctctcagccctccgagtagctgggactacaggcatgcaccaacatgcccagcaaatttttgtattttttgtagagacggggtttctccatgttgcccaaactggtctcgaattcctgggctcaagtcatctgcccgcctcagcttctcaaaagtgctgggattacaggtgtgagccaccacacctggccagtgttATCCATTATTGTAATGATCATTTTAATGATCAAGGCAGCCTTGAGGACACAGTCTGTCCCTAAAACCTGAAAGTAGAGGATTATTTTACCCTGCCCTGACTCTCTGGGAAGGCAGTGACGGGGAAGACACCAGATGCTTAGCCCTCAAAAATTACCTCTGAGGTGGGACCAGTAACGTGAATAAAGAATTTCAGTGGTGCTGCAGGTTATTTGCAGGAAGATAGTGTGTAATATTATCACTCGTGAATTTTATAGCAAAGTAACTGTTTAGAAATGCAGAGATGTGGTGCTCCAGCCCTGCTCTTTTAGTCCCCAGTCACTCCTGCTGTGTTAGTGCTTTGCATGCTCCTATTTCCCTCTTGGGCTACTTCTGGGCAGGGCTATCTCCCTCGCTTCTCCCTTTCACCCCACTCCTGCTATCTGCCTCACCTGGTTTGCCTCTTCACTCTAGCACCTGATGATCCTTACCTTATCCATTTGATCCCCAAGTAACAAGAAAAGCTGTGTCAAATGTACTGCTTTAGATCTGGACTGTGAATATGCCAAGGGCACAGGGCCTGAGGTTGTGTATCTGCCAGTTTAGGTTTACTCTTTTCAGCCACCGACTATTCCCTAATCCTGGGCAAATGCTTACCATTACCTTGTAAGAGTGTGTGGGTGGGTGAGCAGTCAGTTCGGAGCTCCTGATGTGGGAGTGGTGAGCAGGGGAATCTGACTGGTGCTGGCAGGGCATGAGAGGTATCCTACATTTTGGAATCACACACTCTAGCTGGTTGGGATGTGATCTGACGGGTAACACAGACAGGTATGGATGGAGACTTACTGacagaggctgggacaggagtCAGTAACCGAGAGGAATGGGCTGGGGAAGTCACCAATAGCCTTGTGAAAAGTAGGCTCCTGTGTAGCTATAATAAGGACTTCCTTAGTGCTCAAGCCTGCCTTTTGTTCCTGCAGTTACGTTATGATGATGAAGTGAAGCGGGTGGTGGCAGAGCCGGTGGAGTTGGCCCAAGAGTTCCGCAAATTTGACCTGAACAGCCCCTGGGAGGCTTTCCCAGTCTATCGCCAACCCCCGGAGAGTCTCAAGCTTGAAGCCGGAGACAAGAAGCCTGAAGCCAAGTAGCTCCAGGGAAGGCATGTGGATCCTAGACAGCGCCTTATCTATGATTGCGTGTCCGTGTAAATAAATTCCTACTTAGACTTACCACTTTGTGTGTGCTTGTAATGTGGAGAAGTGATACTTTGGGGGGGACACAGGCAGGCAGGGGTGTTTCCCTGCTCTCTTAGAGAGGCACTACTAAACCAGGGAGtctttgatggtttttttttttttcttttttgagacagtgtttcgctcttgttgcccaggctggagtacaatggcgcgatctcggctcaccacaacctccgcctcctgggttcaagtaattctcttgcctcagcctcccgagtagctgggattacaggtgtgtgccaccacacctggctaattttgtatttttagtaaagacggggtttctccatattggtcaggctgttcttgaactcctgacctcaggtgatctgtctgcttcggcctcccaaagtgctggaattacaggcgtgagccaccgtgaccagctcttttatgtttttttgagatggagtctcgctctgtcacccaggctggagtgcagtggtgctgtcgc
This genomic window from Pan troglodytes isolate AG18354 chromosome 9, NHGRI_mPanTro3-v2.0_pri, whole genome shotgun sequence contains:
- the KBTBD4 gene encoding kelch repeat and BTB domain-containing protein 4 isoform X3 — translated: MKGGNADSWQRETLASMESPEEPGASMDENYFVNYTFKDRSHSGRVAQGIMKLCLEEELFADVTISVEGREFQLHRLVLSAQSCFFRSMFTSNLKEAHNRVIVLQDVSESVFQLLVDYIYHGTVKLRAEELQEIYEVSDMYQLTSLFEECSRFLARTVQVGNCLQVMWLADRHSDPELYTAAKHCAKTHLAQLQNTEEFLHLPHHLLTDIISDGVPCSQNPTEAIEAWINFNKEEREAFAESLRTSLKEIGENVHIYLIGKESSRTHSLAVSLHCAEDDSISVSGQNSLCHQITAACKHGGDLYVVGGSIPRRMWKCNNATVDWEWCAPLPRDRLQHTLVSVPGKDAIYSLGGKTLQDTLSNAVIYYRVGDNVWTETTQLEVAVSGAAGANLNGIIYLLGGEENDLDFFTKPSRLIQCFDTETDKCHVKPYVLPFAGRMHAAVHKDLVFIVAEGDSLVCYNPLLDSFTRLCLPEAWSSAPSLWKIASCNGSIYVFRDRYKKGDANTYKLDPATSAVTVTRGIKVLLTNLQFVLA
- the KBTBD4 gene encoding kelch repeat and BTB domain-containing protein 4 isoform X4 — encoded protein: MESPEEPGASMDENYFVNYTFKDRSHSGRVAQGIMKLCLEEELFADVTISVEGREFQLHRLVLSAQSCFFRSMFTSNLKEAHNRVIVLQDVSESVFQLLVDYIYHGTVKLRAEELQEIYEVSDMYQLTSLFEECSRFLARTVQVGNCLQVMWLADRHSDPELYTAAKHCAKTHLAQLQNTEEFLHLPHHLLTDIISDGVPCSQNPTEAIEAWINFNKEEREAFAESLRTSLKEIGENVHIYLIGKESSRTHSLAVSLHCAEDDSISVSGQNSLCHQITAACKHGGDLYVVGGSIPRRMWKCNNATVDWEWCAPLPRDRLQHTLVSVPGKDAIYSLGGKTLQDTLSNAVIYYRVGDNVWTETTQLEVAVSGAAGANLNGIIYLLGGEENDLDFFTKPSRLIQCFDTETDKCHVKPYVLPFAGRMHAAVHKDLVFIVAEGDSLVCYNPLLDSFTRLCLPEAWSSAPSLWKIASCNGSIYVFRDRYKKGDANTYKLDPATSAVTVTRGIKVLLTNLQFVLA
- the KBTBD4 gene encoding kelch repeat and BTB domain-containing protein 4 (The RefSeq protein has 2 substitutions compared to this genomic sequence) codes for the protein MGSPEEPGASMDENYFVNYTFKDRSHSGRVAQGIMKLCLEEELFADVTISVEGREFQLHRLVLSAQSCFFRSMFTSNLKEAHNRVIVLQDVSESVFQLLVDYIYHGTVKLRAEELQEIYEVSDMYQLTSLFEECSRFLARTVQVGNCLQVMWLADRHSDPELYTAAKHCAKTHLAQLQNTEEFLHLPHHLLTDIISDEVPCSQNPTEAIEAWINFNKEEREAFAESLRTSLKEIGENVHIYLIGKESSRTHSLAVSLHCAEDDSISVSGQNSLCHQITAACKHGGDLYVVGGSIPRRMWKCNNATVDWEWCAPLPRDRLQHTLVSVPGKDAIYSLGGKTLQDTLSNAVIYYRVGDNVWTETTQLEVAVSGAAGANLNGIIYLLGGEENDLDFFTKPSRLIQCFDTETDKCHVKPYVLPFAGRMHAAVHKDLVFIVAEGDSLVCYNPLLDSFTRLCLPEAWSSAPSLWKIASCNGSIYVFRDRYKKGDANTYKLDPATSAVTVTRGIKVLLTNLQFVLA
- the KBTBD4 gene encoding kelch repeat and BTB domain-containing protein 4 isoform X1 gives rise to the protein MGLPVPRPGGGWTQVLGRSHRESFERAGKCGGSSSEDSKYSWQRETLASMESPEEPGASMDENYFVNYTFKDRSHSGRVAQGIMKLCLEEELFADVTISVEGREFQLHRLVLSAQSCFFRSMFTSNLKEAHNRVIVLQDVSESVFQLLVDYIYHGTVKLRAEELQEIYEVSDMYQLTSLFEECSRFLARTVQVGNCLQVMWLADRHSDPELYTAAKHCAKTHLAQLQNTEEFLHLPHHLLTDIISDGVPCSQNPTEAIEAWINFNKEEREAFAESLRTSLKEIGENVHIYLIGKESSRTHSLAVSLHCAEDDSISVSGQNSLCHQITAACKHGGDLYVVGGSIPRRMWKCNNATVDWEWCAPLPRDRLQHTLVSVPGKDAIYSLGGKTLQDTLSNAVIYYRVGDNVWTETTQLEVAVSGAAGANLNGIIYLLGGEENDLDFFTKPSRLIQCFDTETDKCHVKPYVLPFAGRMHAAVHKDLVFIVAEGDSLVCYNPLLDSFTRLCLPEAWSSAPSLWKIASCNGSIYVFRDRYKKGDANTYKLDPATSAVTVTRGIKVLLTNLQFVLA